The Streptomyces spororaveus genome includes a region encoding these proteins:
- a CDS encoding 6-phospho-beta-glucosidase: MKLAVVGGGSTYTPELIDGFARLRDTLPVGELVLIDPAAERLELIGGLARRIFARQGHPGRVTTTADLDAGVEGADAVLFQLRVGGQAARLQDETWPLECGCVGQETTGAGGLAKALRTVPVVLDIAERVRRAAPDAWIIDFTNPVGIVTRALLRAGHKAVGLCNVAIGLQRKFAALLDLAPAGIHLDHVGLNHLTWELAVRRGGPDGEDLLPGLLAAHGDAVAGDLRLPRAVLDRLGVVPSYYLRYFYAHDEVVRELGTKPSRAAEVAAMERELLALYGDPALDEKPALLAKRGGAFYSEAAVDLAASLLGDGGPAVQVVNTYNNGTLPFLPDDAVIEVQARVDGSGAVPLAVPRLDPLFSGLISHVSAYEDLALDAALRGGRERVFKALLAHPLVGQYDLAEGLTDRLLAHNKEHLPWA, translated from the coding sequence ATGAAACTCGCAGTGGTGGGCGGCGGTTCCACCTACACCCCCGAACTGATCGACGGGTTCGCACGGCTGCGCGACACCCTGCCCGTCGGCGAGCTGGTACTGATCGACCCGGCCGCCGAACGGCTGGAGCTGATCGGCGGCCTGGCCCGGCGGATCTTCGCCCGGCAGGGACATCCGGGCCGGGTGACCACCACCGCCGACCTCGACGCGGGAGTCGAAGGCGCCGACGCGGTCCTGTTCCAGCTGCGCGTCGGCGGCCAGGCCGCCCGGCTGCAGGACGAGACCTGGCCGCTGGAGTGCGGCTGCGTCGGCCAGGAGACCACGGGCGCGGGCGGGCTCGCCAAGGCGCTGCGTACGGTCCCGGTGGTCCTCGACATCGCCGAGCGGGTCCGGCGGGCCGCCCCGGACGCGTGGATCATCGACTTCACCAACCCGGTCGGCATCGTCACCCGGGCCCTGCTCCGGGCCGGGCACAAGGCCGTGGGGCTGTGCAACGTGGCCATCGGCCTCCAGCGGAAGTTCGCGGCCCTGCTGGACCTGGCGCCGGCCGGGATCCACCTGGACCACGTGGGCCTCAACCACCTCACCTGGGAGCTGGCCGTGCGCCGGGGCGGCCCGGACGGCGAGGACCTCCTGCCGGGTCTGCTCGCCGCGCACGGCGACGCCGTCGCCGGGGACCTGCGGCTGCCGCGGGCGGTGCTGGACCGGCTCGGCGTCGTGCCCTCGTACTACCTGCGCTACTTCTACGCCCACGACGAGGTCGTACGGGAGCTGGGCACCAAGCCCTCGCGGGCCGCCGAGGTCGCCGCGATGGAGCGGGAACTGCTCGCCCTGTACGGCGATCCCGCGCTCGACGAGAAGCCGGCGCTGCTGGCGAAGCGGGGCGGTGCCTTCTACTCCGAGGCGGCCGTGGACCTGGCCGCCTCCCTGCTGGGCGACGGCGGCCCGGCCGTGCAGGTGGTCAACACGTACAACAACGGCACGCTGCCCTTCCTGCCGGACGACGCGGTGATCGAGGTGCAGGCGCGCGTCGACGGATCCGGCGCCGTCCCCCTGGCGGTGCCCCGGCTGGACCCGCTGTTCTCCGGGCTGATCTCGCACGTGAGCGCGTACGAGGACCTCGCCCTGGACGCGGCGCTGCGCGGCGGGCGCGAGCGGGTCTTCAAGGCACTGCTCGCACACCCGCTGGTCGGCCAGTACGACCTGGCCGAGGGACTGACCGACCGGCTCCTCGCGCACAACAAGGAGCACCTGCCATGGGCGTGA
- a CDS encoding carbohydrate ABC transporter permease, whose amino-acid sequence MSGARTGRKSSRAVLHWVGVHSLGVAAALFFVLPFVFLLLTSLMGDRQALTRDLWPDTWEWGNYAKVWHTPGFLTWWRNTLLYAGLGTLLTVVSSVPVAYALAKFRFRGRRLALLLVIAMMMLPPQVVVIPMYLFWAKQLDLSGTLWPLIVPMAFGDAFSIFLLRQFLLTIPDEYLDAARVDGCGEVRTLLRVVLPMAKPGIAAVALFQFFCAWNDYFGPQIYASDNPAAWTLSYGLESFKGAHHTNWNLTMAATVLVMAPVIVLFFFAQKAFVEGVTLTGVKG is encoded by the coding sequence ATGAGCGGCGCGCGCACCGGCCGGAAATCCTCCCGCGCGGTCCTGCACTGGGTCGGGGTGCACTCGCTCGGCGTGGCCGCCGCCCTCTTCTTCGTCCTCCCCTTCGTCTTCCTCCTGCTCACCTCCCTGATGGGCGACCGGCAGGCGCTCACCCGCGACCTGTGGCCCGACACCTGGGAATGGGGCAACTACGCGAAGGTGTGGCACACCCCGGGCTTCCTGACCTGGTGGCGCAACACGCTCCTGTACGCCGGACTCGGCACCCTGTTGACCGTGGTCTCCTCCGTGCCCGTCGCGTACGCGCTCGCCAAGTTCCGCTTCCGCGGGCGGCGGCTCGCACTGCTCCTCGTGATCGCCATGATGATGCTGCCGCCGCAGGTGGTGGTCATCCCGATGTACCTCTTCTGGGCGAAGCAGCTCGACCTGTCGGGCACCCTGTGGCCGCTGATCGTCCCGATGGCCTTCGGTGACGCCTTCTCCATCTTCCTGCTCCGCCAGTTCCTGCTGACCATCCCCGACGAGTACCTGGACGCGGCCCGCGTCGACGGCTGCGGCGAAGTGCGCACCCTGCTGCGCGTGGTGCTGCCGATGGCCAAGCCCGGGATCGCCGCCGTCGCGCTCTTCCAGTTCTTCTGCGCCTGGAACGACTACTTCGGCCCGCAGATCTACGCCTCCGACAATCCCGCCGCCTGGACCCTCAGTTACGGACTGGAGTCCTTCAAGGGGGCGCACCACACCAACTGGAACCTGACCATGGCCGCGACCGTGCTGGTCATGGCCCCGGTGATCGTCCTCTTCTTCTTCGCCCAGAAGGCGTTCGTCGAGGGAGTCACCCTGACCGGCGTGAAAGGCTGA
- a CDS encoding carbohydrate ABC transporter permease: MTGAHPLRSKRRRSALRTAAFLSPWLIGFAVFFVYPLLSTLYFSFTRYDGFRQPAFNGLDNWSYVFTDYPLFWPAMRNTLWLVLVMVTCRVAFGLGIGLLITKIKTGTGIFRTLFYLPYLAPPVAATLAFVFLLNPGTGPVNTLLDAVGLPTPGWFTDADWSKPALTALALWGVGDLMVIFMAALLDVPKEQYEAAELDGAGAWARFRHITLPNISPIIMFAVVTGVIQAMQYYAQPLVAGKVAAGVIGGSGQQFEPGYPDKSTLTLPQLVYNLGFQRFDYGTACVVALVLFALSMAFTALLMRRRGGLIGAGE; this comes from the coding sequence ATGACCGGCGCCCACCCCCTGCGGTCGAAGCGGCGGCGCTCCGCCCTGCGGACCGCGGCCTTCCTCTCCCCCTGGCTGATCGGCTTCGCGGTCTTCTTCGTCTACCCGCTGCTGTCCACGCTGTACTTCTCCTTCACCCGCTACGACGGCTTCCGGCAGCCGGCCTTCAACGGCCTGGACAACTGGAGCTACGTCTTCACGGACTATCCGCTCTTCTGGCCAGCGATGCGCAACACGCTGTGGCTGGTCCTGGTGATGGTGACCTGCCGGGTCGCCTTCGGACTCGGCATCGGCCTGCTCATCACGAAGATCAAGACGGGGACCGGAATCTTCCGGACCCTGTTCTACCTGCCGTACCTGGCCCCGCCGGTCGCCGCGACCCTGGCCTTCGTCTTCCTGCTCAACCCCGGCACCGGACCCGTCAACACCCTGCTGGACGCGGTGGGGCTGCCCACGCCCGGCTGGTTCACCGACGCCGACTGGTCCAAGCCGGCCCTGACCGCGCTCGCCCTGTGGGGGGTGGGCGACCTGATGGTCATCTTCATGGCCGCACTGCTCGACGTACCCAAGGAGCAGTACGAGGCCGCGGAGCTGGACGGGGCCGGCGCCTGGGCGCGGTTCCGGCACATCACCCTGCCCAACATCTCCCCGATCATCATGTTCGCCGTGGTCACCGGCGTCATCCAGGCCATGCAGTACTACGCCCAGCCGCTGGTGGCGGGGAAGGTCGCGGCCGGGGTGATCGGCGGCTCCGGCCAGCAGTTCGAGCCGGGCTATCCCGACAAGTCCACCCTGACGCTGCCCCAGCTCGTCTACAACCTCGGCTTCCAGCGCTTCGACTACGGCACCGCGTGCGTCGTCGCGCTCGTCCTGTTCGCCCTCTCCATGGCCTTCACCGCGCTCCTGATGCGGCGCCGTGGCGGTCTGATCGGAGCTGGTGAATGA
- a CDS encoding extracellular solute-binding protein yields MPRTGRLTTATAVLAAISALATACTGQGADTASDDPKADVTLNFWHGWSAPSEAKAIEENIARFEKAHPNIKVQVTGNMTDDKINQALRAGGDKAPDVVSSFTTDSVGKFCNSRAFADLNPFLAKSGVDKTKVFPKTLLAYTEFDGNQCTLPLLHDAYGLVYNKTAFAAAGITEPPKTWSQFTEVAQKLTKADASGHSYEQVGLMPTFHGYETKPTRLAAQWGATYFGADGRSNLAGDPAFAKMLSAQKDLVDKLGGYEKLERFRNTFGDEWSAEHPFHTGQVAMQIDGEWRASMAKEAGVPFEIGTAPLPVPDEQAADYGKGYLAGTIMGIAAGGKKQNAAWELVKYMTTDTEAVVAFANAIHNIPSTFAALESPDLQVTPEFKTFLDIARHPKSSTTPAKADGGTYQLTFEDFAYGVEKGDVTDIPAGLARTDRQIDTDIAKAK; encoded by the coding sequence ATGCCCAGAACCGGACGCCTGACCACCGCGACCGCCGTCCTCGCGGCGATATCCGCCCTCGCCACGGCCTGTACGGGCCAGGGCGCGGACACCGCCTCCGACGATCCGAAGGCGGACGTCACCCTCAACTTCTGGCACGGCTGGTCCGCGCCGAGCGAGGCCAAGGCCATCGAGGAGAACATCGCCCGGTTCGAGAAGGCGCACCCGAACATCAAGGTCCAGGTCACCGGCAACATGACCGACGACAAGATCAACCAGGCGCTGCGGGCGGGCGGGGACAAGGCCCCCGACGTGGTCTCCTCCTTCACCACCGACAGCGTGGGCAAGTTCTGCAACTCCCGTGCCTTCGCCGACCTGAACCCCTTCCTCGCGAAGTCCGGGGTGGACAAGACGAAGGTCTTCCCCAAGACCCTGCTCGCGTACACGGAGTTCGACGGCAACCAGTGCACGCTGCCGCTGCTGCACGACGCGTACGGCCTCGTCTACAACAAGACCGCCTTCGCGGCCGCCGGCATCACCGAACCCCCGAAGACCTGGAGCCAGTTCACCGAGGTCGCGCAGAAGCTCACCAAGGCGGATGCGTCGGGCCACTCGTACGAGCAGGTCGGCCTGATGCCCACCTTCCACGGCTACGAGACCAAGCCGACGCGGCTCGCGGCGCAGTGGGGCGCCACGTACTTCGGCGCCGACGGCAGGTCCAACCTGGCCGGGGACCCGGCCTTCGCCAAGATGCTGAGCGCGCAGAAGGACCTGGTGGACAAGCTCGGCGGCTACGAGAAGCTGGAGCGGTTCCGCAACACCTTCGGTGACGAGTGGAGCGCCGAACACCCCTTCCACACCGGCCAGGTGGCCATGCAGATCGACGGCGAGTGGCGTGCCTCCATGGCCAAGGAGGCCGGGGTCCCCTTCGAGATCGGCACCGCCCCGCTGCCCGTCCCCGACGAGCAGGCCGCCGACTACGGCAAGGGCTACCTCGCCGGCACGATCATGGGCATCGCCGCGGGCGGCAAGAAGCAGAACGCCGCCTGGGAACTGGTCAAGTACATGACCACCGACACCGAAGCGGTGGTGGCCTTCGCCAACGCCATCCACAACATCCCGTCCACGTTCGCCGCGCTGGAGTCCCCGGACCTGCAGGTGACCCCGGAGTTCAAGACCTTCCTCGACATCGCCCGGCACCCGAAGTCCAGCACCACCCCGGCCAAGGCCGACGGCGGCACCTACCAGCTGACCTTCGAGGACTTCGCGTACGGGGTCGAGAAAGGCGATGTCACCGACATCCCGGCCGGTCTCGCCAGGACCGACCGGCAGATCGACACGGACATCGCGAAGGCGAAGTAG
- a CDS encoding ROK family transcriptional regulator, with protein MPAATPGTPSLLRAMNDRAALELLLTHGPLSRTRIGHLTGLSKPTASQLLARLEAVGLVVATGTDGGRPGPSAQLYAINPRAAYVGGLDVTPDRVLAAVADLTGTVVATHEVPYTEGANAVDQVTEALGEAVKAAGLHRTDLRRVVIGTPGAFDPQTGRLRYASHLPGWHSPTLLEELAAALPMPVEYENDVNLAAVAEQRLGAARGHEDFVLLWNEEGLGAALVLGGRLHRGWTGGAGEVGFLPVPGRPLVRQVTRANSGGYQELAGVEGLPRLAAELGMDLPDTPETPDTPDAPGAPGSPHGPEVATAVALLARAAAAPEGAHLSFLRSYATALATGLASVVAVLDPEIVVLSGAAIDAGGEPLRALLEAELAELAPSRPRLVPGEVRERPVLHGALESALAATRDEVFDTSG; from the coding sequence ATGCCCGCCGCCACGCCCGGAACGCCCAGCCTGTTGCGCGCCATGAACGACCGGGCCGCACTCGAACTCCTGCTGACGCACGGCCCGCTGTCCCGGACCCGCATCGGGCACCTGACCGGGCTGTCCAAGCCCACCGCCTCCCAGTTGCTCGCCCGCCTCGAAGCGGTCGGGCTCGTCGTGGCCACCGGCACGGACGGCGGACGGCCCGGCCCCAGCGCCCAGCTCTACGCGATCAACCCGCGCGCCGCCTACGTCGGCGGCCTCGACGTCACCCCCGACCGGGTGCTGGCGGCCGTCGCCGACCTCACCGGCACGGTGGTCGCCACCCACGAGGTCCCCTACACCGAGGGCGCGAACGCCGTCGACCAGGTGACCGAGGCCCTCGGCGAAGCCGTCAAGGCCGCCGGACTGCACCGCACCGACCTGCGCCGGGTGGTCATCGGCACCCCGGGCGCCTTCGACCCGCAGACCGGCCGGCTGCGCTACGCGAGCCACCTCCCCGGCTGGCACTCCCCCACCCTCCTGGAGGAGCTGGCGGCGGCCCTGCCGATGCCCGTCGAGTACGAGAACGACGTCAACCTCGCCGCCGTCGCCGAACAACGGCTCGGCGCGGCGCGCGGCCACGAGGACTTCGTCCTGCTGTGGAACGAGGAGGGGCTCGGCGCCGCACTCGTACTGGGCGGCCGCCTGCACCGAGGCTGGACCGGCGGCGCCGGCGAGGTGGGCTTCCTGCCCGTGCCGGGCCGGCCCCTGGTCCGGCAGGTCACCCGGGCCAACTCCGGCGGGTACCAGGAGCTGGCCGGCGTGGAGGGGCTGCCCCGGCTCGCCGCGGAACTGGGCATGGACCTTCCGGACACCCCCGAGACCCCCGACACCCCCGACGCGCCCGGTGCCCCCGGATCCCCGCACGGCCCGGAGGTCGCCACCGCCGTCGCCCTGCTCGCGCGGGCCGCCGCCGCGCCCGAGGGGGCGCACCTGAGCTTCCTCCGGTCGTACGCCACCGCGCTGGCCACCGGTCTCGCCTCGGTCGTCGCCGTGCTGGACCCGGAGATCGTGGTCCTGTCCGGGGCGGCGATCGACGCGGGCGGCGAGCCGCTGCGCGCGCTGCTGGAGGCCGAGCTCGCCGAACTGGCCCCTTCCCGGCCCCGGCTGGTCCCCGGCGAGGTACGGGAGCGGCCGGTCCTGCACGGCGCGCTGGAGAGCGCGCTGGCCGCCACCCGGGACGAAGTGTTCGACACCTCGGGCTGA
- a CDS encoding mechanosensitive ion channel family protein — MPWPAALLPLAADVPDAPASVKEAQASVTEAASFIEQNWATWLSIGLRILLIVVIAAVIRSAVRKALTKLITRMNTSAEAVEGTALGGLLVNAERRRQRSEAIGSVLRSVASFLILGTAALMVLAALKIDLAPLLASAGVAGVAIGFGARNLVTDFLSGVFMIMEDQYGVGDKIDAGVASGEVIEVGLRVTKLRGDNGEIWYVRNGEIKRIGNLSQGWATAGVDVQVKPSENLSRIREVVKEVADAMAKESPWDERLWGPVEVLGLDEVLLASMTVKVSAKTMPGQQFSVERELRWRIKEAFDAAGIRIIGGVPAPDEDEEAPADPSASVAAPSALANPASPQSLATAPIPPPAGPRITK; from the coding sequence GTGCCCTGGCCCGCCGCTCTGCTGCCGCTGGCAGCCGACGTTCCGGACGCGCCCGCATCGGTCAAGGAGGCGCAGGCAAGCGTCACCGAGGCCGCCAGCTTCATCGAGCAGAACTGGGCCACCTGGCTGAGCATCGGCCTGCGGATCCTGCTGATCGTCGTGATAGCGGCGGTGATCCGCTCGGCGGTCCGCAAGGCGCTGACGAAGCTCATAACCCGGATGAACACCAGCGCCGAGGCGGTGGAGGGCACCGCGCTGGGCGGCCTGCTGGTCAATGCCGAGCGGCGGCGCCAGCGTTCGGAGGCGATCGGCTCGGTGCTCCGGTCGGTGGCCTCGTTCCTGATCCTCGGTACGGCCGCGCTCATGGTGCTGGCCGCGCTGAAGATCGATCTGGCCCCACTGCTGGCCAGTGCCGGTGTGGCCGGTGTGGCCATCGGTTTCGGCGCCCGGAACCTGGTGACGGACTTCCTGTCCGGCGTCTTCATGATCATGGAGGACCAGTACGGCGTCGGCGACAAGATCGACGCGGGTGTGGCCTCGGGCGAGGTCATCGAGGTCGGGCTGCGCGTGACCAAGCTCCGCGGGGACAACGGCGAGATCTGGTACGTGCGCAACGGCGAGATCAAGCGGATCGGCAACCTCAGCCAGGGCTGGGCGACCGCGGGCGTGGACGTCCAGGTCAAGCCCTCGGAGAACCTGTCCCGGATCCGCGAGGTGGTCAAGGAGGTCGCCGACGCCATGGCCAAGGAGTCCCCGTGGGACGAGCGCCTGTGGGGTCCGGTGGAGGTCCTGGGCCTGGACGAGGTGCTGCTCGCCTCGATGACGGTGAAGGTGTCCGCCAAGACCATGCCCGGCCAGCAGTTCTCGGTGGAGCGGGAGCTGCGCTGGCGGATCAAGGAGGCCTTCGACGCCGCGGGCATCCGGATCATCGGCGGAGTGCCGGCCCCCGACGAGGACGAGGAGGCCCCGGCGGATCCGTCGGCCTCGGTCGCCGCGCCGTCCGCGCTGGCGAACCCGGCTTCCCCGCAGTCGCTGGCCACCGCCCCGATCCCGCCGCCGGCCGGCCCGCGGATCACGAAGTAA
- a CDS encoding HNH endonuclease translates to MPHVLVLNASYEPLGVVPLRRALILVLENKAVSLEESGAYLHSATRVVPAPSVVRLKRFVRVPYRGPVPLTRRALFARDGGRCMYCGAVATSVDHVIPRSRGGQHAWDNVVAACRRCNHVKADRHLVDLGWRLRHQPAPPSGLAWRIIGTGHRDPRWMPYLQPYGAEDALDRIGIGVAAG, encoded by the coding sequence GTGCCGCACGTCCTGGTCCTCAACGCGTCGTACGAGCCCCTCGGCGTCGTACCGCTCCGCCGCGCGCTCATCCTCGTCCTGGAGAACAAAGCGGTCTCCCTGGAGGAATCCGGCGCCTATCTGCACAGCGCGACCAGGGTCGTCCCCGCGCCCAGCGTGGTACGGCTCAAGCGCTTCGTGCGGGTCCCCTACCGGGGGCCCGTTCCGCTCACCCGGCGCGCACTGTTCGCGCGGGACGGCGGTCGCTGCATGTACTGCGGCGCCGTCGCCACCAGCGTCGACCACGTCATTCCGCGCAGCCGGGGCGGCCAGCACGCCTGGGACAACGTCGTCGCCGCATGCCGCCGCTGCAACCACGTCAAAGCCGACCGGCACCTGGTCGACCTCGGCTGGCGCCTGCGTCACCAGCCGGCGCCGCCGTCCGGGCTGGCGTGGCGGATCATCGGCACGGGGCACCGGGATCCGCGGTGGATGCCGTATCTCCAGCCGTACGGGGCCGAGGACGCGCTGGACCGCATCGGCATCGGGGTCGCGGCCGGGTAG